GCCTGCAGCCCGGCCCCGTCACCCGATCCGGATCTCCCGGTGCTCGCCCAGGGGGCGGCAGTCCCGGAGCTGGCGGAAGAACTCCAGGAAAAGGACCCCGCTGTTGGCCCGTTCCAGGAGGAGGTCGCCGGCGACGATGGAGAGCTTCCCCAGCCAGGGGGAACCCGAGACCTTCTCCTCCAGGGCGGCCGGGGACCCCTTCCCCGCCACCAGGACCACCTTGTGGAAGTTGCGCTTCACCAGTTCCTCTAGGGCCGCCTCGAGATCGGCCCCCTCGCCCTCGTCGCAGAGGACCAGGGCGATCTCCGGGTTGCGGTCGTCGTACCAGCCCATGGCGCGGGCGGTCCCGCCGCTCAGGCCGATGGGGAAGGCCCGGTAGCCGGAGGCCATCCCGAGCTGCTTGACGGCCCCCCACAACTCGTCCTCGACGACGGGGCGCACGGGCCGGGGGGCGGCGTCGGGCTTGGCGCGCCGCTCGTTCGCGACGGGCTTGCGGCCGGGCTTGGCGTTCTTCCACTCTTTCTCGGTGCTCCGCGCCCGCCGGCCGCCGGCCTTGGGGCGCTCCCGGTCGCGCTCCCGCCGCGGTTCCCGTTCCCGCGTGGTTTCCCTCGGGGGTTCCCGCTGGGGGTCCCACGGGGGCTGGGGGTCCCGTTCCCGGGCCGGCTCGGGG
This window of the Acidobacteriota bacterium genome carries:
- a CDS encoding winged helix-turn-helix domain-containing protein, with translation MNYLEAATKIIEESGKPLTCREIVDIALERKLIEPQGSDPATVLNSLIMQDLKLKGLRSEFSRIGTGVTLRRLIYKNAIDPEPARERDPQPPWDPQREPPRETTREREPRRERDRERPKAGGRRARSTEKEWKNAKPGRKPVANERRAKPDAAPRPVRPVVEDELWGAVKQLGMASGYRAFPIGLSGGTARAMGWYDDRNPEIALVLCDEGEGADLEAALEELVKRNFHKVVLVAGKGSPAALEEKVSGSPWLGKLSIVAGDLLLERANSGVLFLEFFRQLRDCRPLGEHREIRIG